From the Ruania alkalisoli genome, one window contains:
- the ctaD gene encoding cytochrome c oxidase subunit I, producing MAVQDDVHNTVTDAGEVVPGLAKERQHLGKTVVAWMTTTDHKTIGYLYLITSFVFFCFGGLLALLIRAELFEPGIQVVASGEQYNQLFTMHGTIMLLLFATPLFVGFGNILVPLQIGAPDVAFPRLNMFAYWLFLFGGIIASAGFLTPRGAASFGWFAYTPLSNATYTAGLGGDLWVMGLAMTGFGTIFGSVNFITTILCMRMPGMTMFRMPIFTWNILLTSILALMAFPILAAALFGLGADRILGSQIFAAENGGAMLWQHLFWFFGHPEVYIIALPFFGIVSEILPVFSRKPIFGYMGLVFATIAIAGLSVTVWAHHMYSTGQVLLPFFSVMTMLIAVPTGVKFFNWIGTMWRGKLTFESPMLWCIGFLVTFLFGGLTGIILASPPLDFHVTDTYFVVAHFHYVVFGTVVFAMFAGFYFWWPKFTGKMLDDRWGKIHFWLLFFGFHGTFLIQHWLGVMGMQRRVPDYLPEPDFVWMNQLSTISAVVLALSTLPFLWNVYKTWRTAPDVEVDDPWGYSNSLEWATSCPPPRHNFTTLPRIRSERPAFDLHHPEVAAMDHAEPEPDLLDKVYGDADRRGEAELGQDRASTQDGDAR from the coding sequence ATGGCCGTCCAGGACGACGTGCACAACACGGTCACCGACGCCGGTGAGGTCGTGCCCGGGCTGGCGAAAGAGCGCCAGCACCTAGGCAAGACTGTCGTGGCGTGGATGACCACGACCGATCACAAGACGATCGGCTATCTCTACCTGATCACGTCCTTCGTGTTCTTCTGCTTCGGTGGTCTGCTCGCCCTGCTGATCCGGGCCGAACTCTTCGAACCCGGCATCCAGGTTGTCGCCAGCGGCGAGCAGTACAACCAGTTGTTCACCATGCACGGCACGATCATGCTGTTGCTGTTCGCGACGCCGTTGTTCGTCGGTTTCGGCAACATCCTGGTGCCGCTGCAAATCGGAGCACCCGACGTCGCCTTCCCGCGGCTGAACATGTTCGCCTACTGGCTTTTCCTGTTCGGGGGGATCATCGCCAGTGCGGGTTTCCTCACCCCGCGTGGGGCCGCGAGTTTCGGCTGGTTCGCCTATACACCACTGTCGAACGCTACGTACACCGCTGGGCTCGGCGGTGACCTGTGGGTGATGGGCCTGGCGATGACCGGCTTCGGCACGATCTTCGGGTCGGTCAACTTCATCACCACGATCCTGTGCATGCGAATGCCGGGAATGACGATGTTCCGGATGCCGATCTTCACCTGGAACATCCTCCTCACCTCGATCCTGGCGCTGATGGCGTTCCCGATCCTGGCCGCCGCACTCTTCGGACTCGGCGCTGACCGTATCCTCGGTTCCCAGATCTTCGCTGCCGAGAACGGCGGAGCGATGCTGTGGCAGCACCTTTTCTGGTTCTTCGGCCACCCTGAGGTCTACATCATCGCGCTGCCGTTCTTCGGTATCGTCTCCGAGATTCTCCCGGTGTTCTCTCGCAAACCGATCTTCGGGTACATGGGTCTCGTGTTCGCCACGATCGCGATCGCCGGGCTCTCGGTGACCGTGTGGGCACACCACATGTATTCCACGGGACAGGTGCTCCTGCCGTTCTTCTCCGTGATGACCATGCTCATCGCAGTACCGACCGGGGTGAAGTTCTTCAACTGGATCGGCACGATGTGGCGCGGCAAACTCACGTTCGAATCTCCGATGCTCTGGTGCATCGGATTCCTCGTGACCTTCCTCTTCGGTGGTCTCACCGGCATCATCCTCGCAAGCCCGCCGCTTGACTTCCACGTCACGGACACGTACTTCGTGGTCGCGCACTTCCACTACGTGGTCTTCGGAACGGTCGTGTTCGCGATGTTCGCGGGCTTCTACTTCTGGTGGCCGAAGTTCACGGGAAAGATGCTCGACGATCGGTGGGGGAAGATCCACTTCTGGCTGTTGTTCTTCGGATTCCACGGCACCTTCCTCATCCAGCACTGGTTGGGTGTCATGGGCATGCAGCGTCGTGTTCCGGACTACCTGCCGGAGCCGGATTTCGTGTGGATGAATCAGCTCTCCACGATTTCGGCGGTCGTGCTCGCGCTGTCGACACTGCCGTTCCTGTGGAATGTCTACAAGACGTGGCGTACTGCGCCAGATGTCGAGGTTGACGATCCGTGGGGTTACAGCAACTCACTCGAGTGGGCCACCTCCTGCCCGCCACCACGCCACAACTTCACCACTCTGCCTCGGATCCGGTCAGAACGCCCGGCCTTCGACCTGCACCACCCGGAGGTGGCCGCGATGGACCACGCGGAACCAGAACCGGACTTGCTGGACAAGGTCTACGGTGACGCTGATCGCCGGGGTGAGGCCGAGTTGGGACAGGATCGCGCGAGCACACAGGACGGAGACGCACGATGA
- the coxB gene encoding cytochrome c oxidase subunit II, whose protein sequence is MPTPSPRTTRRRAVGLGTLGLVSALALAGCSAEQVSRGWLPGSPGITEHSDDVVTLWNGSWIAALIVGVITWGLIIWCVIVYRKRKGDDRLPVQLRYHLPLELLYTFVPLVMVGVLFYYTATLQEEITNPDVEADVHIDVYGRQWTWDFVYTDEGVWDTGTQVQLDGTMAATEEFPTLYLPVGQTVEFTLRSRDVAHSFWVPAFLYKEDTIPNEVNSFILTPNEEGTYLGKCAELCGEYHGYMYFNVAVVSEAEYAAQMEELRAADQTGDLGTEYDRQNAADVSSPIGGDEDEGAEH, encoded by the coding sequence GTGCCAACGCCCTCTCCCCGCACCACGAGGCGCCGCGCGGTCGGCCTCGGGACGCTCGGGCTCGTCTCAGCACTGGCTCTCGCCGGGTGCTCTGCGGAACAGGTCTCGCGGGGGTGGTTGCCCGGTAGCCCAGGCATCACCGAGCACAGCGACGACGTCGTCACATTGTGGAACGGATCCTGGATCGCCGCGTTGATCGTGGGCGTCATCACCTGGGGCCTGATCATCTGGTGCGTGATCGTCTATCGCAAGCGCAAGGGTGACGACCGCCTTCCCGTGCAGCTGCGGTACCACCTCCCACTAGAACTGCTCTATACGTTCGTCCCGCTGGTGATGGTGGGGGTGCTGTTCTACTACACCGCCACTCTCCAGGAAGAGATCACCAACCCTGACGTCGAGGCCGACGTCCACATCGACGTCTACGGACGCCAGTGGACGTGGGATTTCGTCTACACCGATGAGGGCGTCTGGGATACCGGCACGCAGGTGCAACTCGACGGCACCATGGCGGCGACCGAGGAGTTCCCCACCCTCTACCTGCCTGTCGGACAGACGGTGGAGTTCACGTTGCGCAGCAGGGACGTCGCGCACTCATTCTGGGTTCCTGCCTTCCTCTACAAGGAAGACACCATTCCGAATGAGGTGAACTCCTTCATCCTGACTCCGAATGAAGAGGGAACCTACCTCGGCAAGTGCGCCGAGCTGTGCGGTGAGTACCACGGCTACATGTACTTCAACGTCGCAGTGGTCTCTGAGGCCGAGTACGCGGCACAGATGGAGGAGCTCCGTGCCGCGGATCAGACCGGCGATCTCGGTACCGAGTACGACCGGCAGAACGCTGCGGACGTCTCCAGCCCCATCGGCGGCGACGAGGATGAGGGAGCTGAGCACTGA
- a CDS encoding FKBP-type peptidyl-prolyl cis-trans isomerase, with product MNRRTARALALLTTAGLLLTACAAGQAEEGNAPPEETTTEQSTAMPDASGDFGEAPTFEFPSEQAPEGLQVEVLSEGDGPQVQEQAVVVAHYAGIVWGDQETFDDSYSRETPSMFSLNSVVQGWTQGIPGHAVGSRLLLSIPSELGYGPSGGNADAGIGPDDTIVFVVDLVEAYGPDATGQSDATEVSGADALPVAVTGGLGEPASVAVPDGAEEPSEVETIVIAEGDGEPVAMGQSVAIGYATTAWDGSPAGSSWASDAGRGAGPYAGFVGTGSIVDMLVDVPVGSRVVVLTPPSEESPAYAHVVDVLAAH from the coding sequence GTGAACCGACGCACCGCCCGCGCCTTGGCGCTCCTGACGACTGCTGGACTCCTGCTGACGGCCTGCGCCGCTGGCCAGGCAGAAGAGGGGAACGCGCCTCCTGAGGAGACCACCACGGAGCAATCGACCGCCATGCCCGATGCGAGCGGTGACTTCGGTGAGGCGCCGACGTTCGAGTTCCCGAGCGAGCAGGCGCCCGAGGGGCTCCAGGTCGAGGTGCTCAGCGAAGGTGATGGTCCGCAAGTCCAGGAGCAGGCTGTCGTCGTGGCCCACTACGCAGGCATTGTGTGGGGTGACCAGGAGACGTTCGACGACTCCTACAGCCGCGAGACGCCGTCGATGTTCTCACTGAACAGCGTGGTCCAGGGGTGGACGCAGGGAATCCCTGGGCACGCCGTCGGCTCACGGCTTCTGCTGAGCATCCCGAGCGAGCTCGGCTACGGTCCATCCGGCGGCAACGCAGACGCCGGGATCGGCCCGGACGACACGATCGTCTTCGTCGTCGATCTCGTCGAGGCCTACGGCCCGGACGCAACAGGCCAGAGCGACGCCACCGAGGTGAGCGGGGCGGACGCCCTACCGGTCGCCGTGACCGGTGGACTTGGCGAGCCGGCGTCGGTAGCCGTACCAGACGGGGCAGAGGAGCCTTCTGAGGTCGAGACGATCGTCATCGCCGAGGGTGACGGGGAACCGGTGGCGATGGGGCAGTCGGTCGCGATCGGGTATGCGACGACGGCCTGGGACGGATCGCCCGCGGGCAGTAGCTGGGCTAGTGACGCAGGCCGGGGAGCCGGCCCCTATGCGGGATTCGTGGGCACCGGATCAATCGTCGACATGCTTGTCGATGTCCCGGTCGGATCGCGGGTGGTGGTCCTGACACCGCCATCTGAGGAGAGCCCTGCCTACGCCCACGTCGTGGACGTGCTCGCGGCACACTGA
- the erpA gene encoding iron-sulfur cluster insertion protein ErpA produces the protein MTQTTPTTEALEHEVVLTDVAATKVKTLLEQEGRDDLRLRVAVQPGGCSGLIYQLYFDERYLDGDAVREFEGVEVIVDKMSVPYLAGATIDFADTIEKQGFTIDNPNAGGSCACGDSFH, from the coding sequence ATGACGCAGACCACCCCCACCACGGAAGCGCTCGAGCACGAGGTCGTCCTGACCGACGTCGCCGCGACCAAGGTGAAGACCTTGCTTGAGCAGGAAGGACGAGACGACCTGCGCCTGCGGGTGGCCGTCCAGCCAGGCGGATGTTCCGGGCTGATCTATCAGCTCTACTTCGACGAGCGCTACCTTGACGGCGATGCGGTGCGCGAGTTCGAGGGCGTCGAGGTGATCGTGGACAAGATGAGCGTTCCGTACCTCGCGGGAGCCACGATCGACTTCGCTGACACTATCGAGAAGCAAGGTTTCACGATCGACAACCCCAACGCCGGCGGCTCATGTGCCTGCGGTGACTCGTTCCACTGA
- a CDS encoding glycerate kinase — translation MGPVSAVDATRGLAYGWVEAGHDVVERPMSDGAAELVESVRHARGGELVPVVVRAGVWDPDEQVPAALLHVPGRAGGTAYVETSAVLGWDEVGTRTAARLVREGTTEPVADLLVAAVETGAARVVVGLGESAVHDGGIGLLQRLGVLLGEAGGLAAVEELRHRLRHVQIDVAAATDRPLLGLHGAGAALAQLPGVGPAVAQEAERRVGALVDQVGSRPGPDGGPAPSLASRPRPVVRPTRDPGTGAGGGSAYVLAMLGGRILPGAEVVAAETALPELAGGVDLVVTGCTTLDGTAMHTGVVAAAGQAAMAYGVPVVAVGEQVQVSRRDGARVGVSATYPIRDAPTRGLGGQPGPPPGDPWDDIVRRGERIRRTWAL, via the coding sequence ATGGGCCCGGTTTCCGCCGTCGACGCGACACGGGGGCTGGCGTACGGCTGGGTTGAAGCCGGCCACGACGTCGTGGAACGTCCGATGAGCGATGGTGCAGCCGAGCTCGTCGAGTCCGTGCGCCATGCTCGTGGCGGTGAGCTCGTGCCGGTGGTGGTGCGGGCAGGCGTGTGGGACCCGGACGAGCAGGTGCCGGCCGCATTGCTACATGTGCCCGGTCGTGCGGGAGGTACGGCATATGTCGAGACCAGTGCTGTGCTGGGCTGGGACGAGGTGGGAACCCGAACGGCTGCGCGGCTCGTGCGCGAGGGAACGACTGAGCCGGTGGCGGACCTGTTGGTGGCAGCCGTGGAGACGGGCGCGGCTCGTGTGGTCGTGGGCCTAGGCGAGTCCGCAGTGCACGATGGGGGCATTGGGCTGCTGCAGCGGTTGGGGGTGCTGCTCGGGGAGGCTGGGGGCCTCGCCGCGGTCGAGGAGTTGCGGCACCGGCTCAGGCACGTGCAGATCGACGTCGCGGCGGCCACCGACCGGCCGCTGCTGGGTCTGCACGGCGCCGGCGCAGCGCTGGCGCAGCTCCCCGGAGTCGGGCCGGCCGTCGCCCAGGAAGCCGAACGTCGTGTCGGCGCACTCGTCGACCAGGTAGGCAGCCGCCCCGGGCCGGATGGAGGGCCTGCACCTAGCCTTGCCAGCCGCCCCCGGCCGGTGGTGCGGCCCACCCGCGACCCGGGTACCGGGGCCGGAGGGGGCTCCGCATACGTCCTTGCCATGCTCGGCGGACGGATTCTGCCCGGTGCGGAGGTGGTGGCAGCGGAGACCGCCTTGCCCGAGCTCGCCGGAGGGGTCGACCTGGTGGTGACGGGCTGCACCACACTCGACGGCACCGCGATGCACACCGGCGTGGTCGCTGCTGCCGGGCAGGCCGCGATGGCCTACGGTGTTCCGGTCGTCGCCGTGGGGGAGCAGGTGCAGGTGAGCCGGCGCGATGGCGCGCGCGTGGGAGTGAGCGCGACCTATCCGATCCGAGACGCTCCCACGCGAGGCCTCGGTGGCCAGCCGGGACCACCTCCGGGTGACCCGTGGGACGACATCGTGAGACGTGGGGAACGGATCCGACGCACCTGGGCACTGTGA
- a CDS encoding DUF3043 domain-containing protein — protein sequence MFGRKKNEDLTPTVEDETPSGKGRPTPRRRDAEARNKRPLVPTDRKAARREQRAKYAEARERMNQAMVTGDDQHMPAQHRGPVRRYLRDYVDARWNLGELFLPIAALIVLIMLGASFIPALGNVALLAFYSLYIIVFIALADAIILAVRLRRKVRAKFGQDRVGRGVILYVIMRAFQLRRTRLPKPQIKRGEFPA from the coding sequence GTGTTCGGACGCAAGAAGAATGAGGACCTCACGCCCACGGTCGAGGACGAGACCCCTTCCGGAAAGGGGCGCCCCACACCGCGCAGACGTGACGCTGAGGCACGGAACAAGCGTCCCCTCGTCCCGACCGATCGCAAGGCCGCTCGGCGAGAGCAGCGCGCGAAGTACGCCGAGGCACGTGAACGGATGAACCAGGCGATGGTCACCGGCGATGACCAGCACATGCCCGCCCAGCATCGGGGACCTGTGCGCCGGTACTTGCGAGACTACGTCGACGCGCGCTGGAACCTGGGCGAGCTGTTCCTCCCGATCGCGGCTCTGATCGTGCTCATCATGCTCGGTGCCAGCTTCATCCCCGCGCTCGGGAACGTGGCTCTGCTCGCGTTCTACTCGCTCTACATCATCGTCTTCATCGCCCTGGCCGACGCGATCATCCTCGCCGTCCGGCTGCGTCGGAAGGTCCGCGCCAAGTTCGGACAGGACCGAGTGGGCCGCGGCGTGATCCTCTACGTGATCATGCGCGCCTTCCAACTGCGCCGTACGCGCCTTCCGAAGCCGCAGATCAAACGGGGCGAGTTCCCGGCCTGA
- a CDS encoding aldo/keto reductase family protein — translation MHFRHLGRSGLKISEITYGNWITHGSQVENDTATACVRAALDAGITSFDTADVYANTKAEEVLGAALAHERRESLEIFTKVYFPTGPMGPNDTGLSRKHIMESINGSLRRLDTDYVDLYQAHRYDYATPLEETMQAFADVVRAGKALYIGVSEWTAEQLRAGHALAKELGISLISSQPQYSMVWRVIEDEVVPTSSELGISQIVWSPVAQGVLTGKYLPGQAAPDGSRAADTKGGAKMIEGLLGREDLLRRVQDLRPVAQELDLTMAQLAVAWVLQNDNVAAALIGASRPEQVAENVAAAGIRIPGELMKRIDEILADSVVRDPRQTEKSSPTERLC, via the coding sequence ATGCACTTCCGACACCTCGGCCGCTCCGGCCTGAAGATCAGCGAGATCACCTACGGCAACTGGATCACGCACGGCTCGCAGGTTGAAAATGACACAGCCACTGCCTGTGTGAGAGCCGCGCTCGACGCCGGGATCACCTCCTTCGACACCGCCGACGTCTACGCCAATACCAAGGCGGAGGAGGTCCTGGGCGCGGCACTCGCGCACGAGCGCCGAGAGAGCCTGGAGATCTTCACGAAGGTCTATTTCCCCACCGGTCCGATGGGTCCGAATGACACCGGCTTGTCCCGCAAGCACATCATGGAGTCGATCAACGGCTCACTGCGGCGCCTGGACACAGACTACGTCGACCTGTATCAAGCGCACCGGTATGACTACGCCACACCGCTCGAGGAGACGATGCAGGCGTTCGCCGACGTCGTGCGCGCTGGGAAGGCGCTCTACATCGGAGTCAGTGAGTGGACGGCCGAGCAGCTGCGCGCCGGACACGCCTTGGCGAAGGAGCTCGGGATCAGCCTGATCTCCAGTCAGCCGCAGTACTCCATGGTCTGGCGTGTGATCGAGGACGAGGTGGTCCCCACCTCGTCCGAGCTGGGCATCTCCCAGATCGTATGGTCACCGGTGGCGCAGGGTGTCCTGACCGGGAAGTATCTTCCCGGCCAAGCCGCTCCCGACGGTTCACGCGCGGCCGATACCAAGGGCGGCGCGAAGATGATCGAGGGGCTGCTCGGACGCGAGGACCTCCTGCGCCGGGTCCAGGATTTGCGCCCTGTCGCGCAGGAACTAGACCTGACCATGGCTCAGCTCGCTGTGGCCTGGGTGCTGCAGAACGACAATGTCGCCGCCGCCCTCATCGGTGCCTCCCGGCCCGAGCAGGTGGCTGAGAACGTCGCGGCCGCCGGCATTCGGATTCCAGGGGAGCTGATGAAGAGGATCGATGAGATCCTCGCCGACAGCGTGGTGCGCGATCCCCGGCAGACGGAGAAGTCCTCGCCGACCGAGCGTCTCTGCTAG
- a CDS encoding quinone-dependent dihydroorotate dehydrogenase yields the protein MASPYSVFFSHVFTRIEPEVAHRVASVLIRCAGAAGPLRETLRATIGRPGRVPSREVFGREIGGVLGAAAGFDKNATMAAGLDALGFAFVEVGTVTAHAQPGNPPPRLFRLVSERALVNRMGFNNAGAHAAARRLARVRRTAHGRRMIIGANIGKSKVTPARDAVADYVTSARALAPYVDYMVVNVSSPNTPGLRDLQQTEALRPILASVRDAAVAAAAREVPVLVKIAPDLADADVDAIARLAVELELAGVVAVNTTIDHDHGAGGLSGPPLRARGLDVVGRVRAVLGPDAVVIGVGGISTPADVCDYLHAGATLVQAYTSFIYSGPAWPGRINRRTLV from the coding sequence GTGGCCAGTCCTTACAGCGTGTTCTTCTCCCACGTGTTCACCCGGATCGAGCCCGAGGTCGCTCATCGAGTGGCCAGCGTCCTCATCCGGTGTGCCGGCGCCGCCGGACCGCTACGGGAGACGTTGCGTGCCACGATCGGCAGACCTGGACGGGTGCCGTCGCGGGAGGTGTTCGGGCGAGAGATCGGTGGCGTCCTCGGAGCGGCGGCAGGCTTCGACAAGAACGCCACCATGGCCGCCGGGCTCGACGCTCTCGGGTTCGCGTTCGTTGAGGTCGGGACCGTCACCGCGCACGCGCAGCCCGGCAACCCACCGCCGCGACTGTTCCGGTTGGTGAGTGAGCGAGCGTTGGTGAACCGGATGGGTTTCAACAACGCGGGTGCCCACGCGGCGGCCCGGCGGCTGGCGCGTGTGCGACGGACCGCCCACGGTCGTCGCATGATCATCGGTGCCAATATCGGCAAGTCGAAGGTGACGCCGGCCCGGGATGCAGTCGCTGACTACGTCACCAGCGCGCGGGCGCTGGCGCCGTACGTCGATTACATGGTGGTGAACGTGTCCTCACCCAACACCCCTGGGCTGCGCGATCTACAGCAGACCGAGGCCCTGCGTCCCATCCTCGCGTCGGTCCGTGACGCGGCTGTCGCGGCCGCAGCGCGGGAGGTTCCCGTCCTTGTCAAGATCGCACCGGACCTGGCAGACGCTGACGTGGATGCGATCGCTCGGCTGGCGGTCGAGCTGGAGCTGGCCGGGGTCGTCGCCGTGAACACCACGATCGACCACGACCACGGTGCCGGCGGGCTGTCCGGACCGCCATTGCGTGCTCGCGGGCTCGATGTGGTCGGCCGTGTGCGGGCCGTACTTGGCCCAGATGCCGTGGTGATCGGTGTCGGGGGCATCTCGACCCCAGCCGATGTGTGCGACTACCTGCACGCGGGGGCGACCCTCGTGCAGGCGTATACCAGCTTCATCTACTCCGGCCCTGCCTGGCCTGGCCGCATCAACCGGCGGACCCTCGTATAA
- a CDS encoding leucyl aminopeptidase: MTDLTLTSKSPERLSTDVLVVGVADEDGKPRIEGAQALSRTTRSSLERAITLLGVTGRAGEVTKIPAGGDVRADLLLLTGTGAPAQDDQVARERLRRAAGAALAGLAGSPRVSIALPVADTADLQAVAEGALLGCYRMASAREAHAAAREIQLVASPSGKAARAALDRARTVAEAVHGTRDLVNLSPNVLYPESFATRARDLAKGTKVKVSVLDERALADGGYGGLLGVGKGSARGPRLVRLEYRPSRARRHVALVGKGITFDSGGLSLKPAKGMETMKNDMAGAAAVLHTVLAAARLGLPIAVTGWLALAENMPSGSAQRPSDVITIRGGKTVEVLNTDAEGRLVMADALVAATEEGPDAVIDIATLTGAQMVALGNQVSAVMGNDDVREQVLSAADRAGEQFWPMPLPEELRASMNTPMADIANMGERYGGMLVAGLFLQEFVGETPWAHLDIAGPAFNDSSPRHYVPKGGTGVGVRTLVELLSAASA; the protein is encoded by the coding sequence GTGACGGATCTGACACTCACCAGCAAGAGCCCGGAACGACTGAGCACCGACGTCCTCGTCGTGGGCGTTGCCGACGAGGACGGCAAGCCCCGGATCGAGGGGGCACAGGCCCTGAGCCGAACGACCCGTAGTTCGCTCGAACGGGCAATCACGCTTCTCGGCGTGACAGGACGCGCGGGTGAGGTGACGAAGATCCCGGCCGGCGGCGACGTGAGGGCCGACCTGCTCCTGCTGACAGGGACCGGAGCGCCGGCGCAGGACGATCAGGTCGCGCGCGAGCGCCTGCGCCGCGCTGCCGGTGCAGCTCTGGCCGGACTCGCCGGATCGCCCCGGGTGAGCATCGCTCTCCCGGTCGCTGACACTGCCGACCTGCAGGCGGTCGCCGAGGGCGCGCTGCTCGGCTGCTATCGCATGGCGAGCGCACGCGAGGCTCATGCCGCTGCGCGCGAGATCCAGCTCGTCGCCTCACCCAGCGGCAAGGCTGCACGCGCCGCCCTCGACCGCGCTCGCACCGTCGCCGAGGCCGTGCACGGCACCCGGGACCTGGTCAATCTCTCCCCCAACGTTCTCTACCCGGAGTCCTTCGCCACCCGTGCGCGCGACCTTGCCAAGGGTACGAAGGTGAAGGTCAGCGTGCTCGACGAGAGGGCCCTCGCCGATGGTGGCTATGGCGGCCTGCTCGGGGTGGGCAAGGGCTCAGCCCGCGGCCCCCGGCTGGTGCGCCTGGAGTACCGCCCGTCACGTGCGCGCCGGCATGTCGCGCTTGTGGGCAAGGGCATCACCTTTGACTCCGGAGGTCTCTCGCTCAAGCCAGCCAAGGGCATGGAGACGATGAAGAACGACATGGCGGGTGCGGCTGCTGTCCTGCATACGGTGCTCGCTGCAGCCAGGTTGGGGCTTCCCATCGCCGTCACCGGATGGTTGGCACTGGCTGAGAACATGCCCTCGGGGTCGGCGCAGCGCCCCTCCGACGTCATCACGATCCGTGGCGGGAAGACTGTCGAAGTCCTCAATACCGACGCCGAAGGCCGCTTGGTCATGGCCGATGCGCTCGTCGCAGCGACCGAGGAAGGGCCCGACGCTGTCATCGACATCGCCACCCTGACCGGAGCGCAGATGGTTGCTCTCGGCAACCAGGTCAGCGCCGTCATGGGCAATGACGACGTGCGCGAGCAGGTCCTCAGCGCCGCTGACCGGGCCGGCGAGCAGTTCTGGCCTATGCCGCTGCCGGAGGAACTGCGCGCGTCGATGAACACTCCGATGGCCGACATCGCGAATATGGGCGAGCGCTACGGCGGCATGCTGGTCGCCGGCCTGTTCCTGCAGGAGTTCGTGGGCGAGACCCCTTGGGCGCATCTCGACATCGCCGGACCGGCCTTCAACGACTCCTCGCCACGTCACTACGTCCCCAAGGGCGGAACGGGCGTGGGTGTGCGCACGCTCGTGGAGCTCCTCAGCGCCGCCAGCGCGTGA
- the lpdA gene encoding dihydrolipoyl dehydrogenase, with the protein MDVPTAPGPGGVVGDEEVDVTTAQKPWDVVVLGAGSGGYAAALRSAQLGQTVALVERDELGGTCLHRGCIPTKAMLHAAEVADQVREAARIGLRLTFDGVDGGTLLEHADRIVGRLHRGLQGLIRASGIEVVRGHGRLSAPDTVRVTAPDGGTSDIIGRHLVLATGSRSRLPAAFERSERIITSDEALRRTQIPRRVIVLGGGVIGVEFASLWRSLGAEVTIVEALDRLLPGEDPTISAGLMRALRNRGIDVRTGTQVRSADDSGDGVTVRLADGEVIAADVMLVAVGRQPVTEDLGLTEVGVELDEGWVRTDPQLHTGIGSIYAVGDLVRGPQLAHRGFGHGIAVAERIAGQNPLPLPDEQIPRVTYSDPEVASVGLTEPAARERFGADGVETVEYPLTGNGKSQILGTSGMVKLVRQTGGPIVGVHLLGSRVGEQIGEAQLWVGWEAYPQDITPFIHAHPTQNEALGEAALALAGQPLHAHS; encoded by the coding sequence ATGGACGTGCCCACCGCCCCCGGTCCCGGTGGGGTCGTCGGCGACGAGGAGGTGGACGTGACCACAGCGCAGAAGCCGTGGGATGTCGTCGTCCTGGGTGCCGGCAGCGGTGGTTATGCCGCAGCGCTGCGCTCGGCCCAGCTCGGCCAGACAGTGGCGCTGGTGGAGAGGGACGAGCTGGGTGGTACCTGCCTGCACCGCGGGTGCATCCCGACCAAGGCGATGTTGCACGCGGCCGAAGTCGCCGATCAGGTGCGTGAGGCTGCCAGGATCGGCCTGCGGCTCACGTTCGACGGGGTCGACGGCGGCACACTGCTCGAGCATGCCGATCGCATCGTGGGCCGCCTGCACCGGGGTCTGCAGGGACTGATCCGGGCCAGCGGCATCGAGGTGGTGCGGGGCCACGGGCGCCTGAGCGCACCGGATACGGTCCGCGTCACGGCTCCCGACGGCGGCACGAGCGACATCATCGGCCGCCACCTCGTGCTCGCCACCGGTTCCCGTAGCCGCCTCCCCGCGGCTTTTGAACGCAGTGAGCGGATCATTACCTCCGATGAGGCTCTACGTCGCACCCAGATCCCCCGCCGGGTCATCGTGCTCGGTGGTGGCGTGATCGGCGTGGAGTTCGCCAGTCTGTGGCGTTCCCTCGGTGCGGAGGTGACCATCGTGGAGGCGCTAGACCGGCTGCTGCCCGGAGAGGACCCGACGATCTCGGCAGGTCTGATGCGGGCGTTGCGCAACCGGGGCATCGACGTGCGAACCGGTACCCAGGTGCGCTCCGCCGACGACTCCGGCGACGGAGTCACAGTTCGTCTGGCCGACGGTGAGGTCATTGCTGCCGACGTCATGCTCGTCGCGGTGGGTCGGCAGCCCGTGACCGAGGATCTGGGTCTGACCGAGGTCGGAGTCGAACTCGACGAGGGCTGGGTCAGGACGGACCCGCAGTTGCACACCGGCATCGGGTCGATCTACGCCGTCGGCGATCTTGTCCGGGGACCGCAACTCGCGCATCGTGGCTTCGGACACGGGATCGCTGTCGCCGAACGCATCGCCGGCCAGAATCCGCTACCCCTACCGGATGAGCAGATCCCGCGGGTGACCTACAGCGACCCGGAGGTCGCGTCGGTCGGCCTGACCGAACCCGCCGCCAGGGAGCGGTTCGGCGCGGACGGCGTCGAGACTGTCGAGTATCCCCTCACCGGGAACGGGAAGAGCCAGATCCTGGGCACGTCCGGAATGGTGAAACTGGTACGGCAGACTGGAGGACCGATCGTCGGTGTGCACCTGCTCGGAAGCCGCGTGGGCGAGCAGATCGGCGAGGCACAACTCTGGGTTGGCTGGGAGGCATACCCTCAAGACATCACCCCGTTCATTCATGCACACCCCACACAGAACGAGGCACTGGGCGAGGCCGCACTGGCCCTGGCCGGTCAGCCGTTGCACGCTCACTCGTGA